A window of Corallococcus macrosporus DSM 14697 contains these coding sequences:
- a CDS encoding lytic transglycosylase domain-containing protein, producing the protein MRLSPLSGSAPSAIRSPAQEVSVSGPSASLPGVSAQKPPLGRVGMQQDGFDVGGGKSQSLGKLLEGALELINTLAQLQQGLQPGGAQGAQGAASGAQCGSGAQCGQGASPFKGFSDSSFSPASACGGGRPPVELNPGAQQQGPSPFMNDAVEGFAKAPQAAGSAGAPPAGGPAPAPAATGAAPAVGGAEGAPVGGAAGAPGGGPASTPGASGGKGLGGNLPPALEKLRPLIESAAAKAGVPAEMIAAQVWAESRGDVSATSTNGGNGLTDTGLMQVNPNTFKELQAKYPDLQGKDLSDPATNILAGAFYMKDMKEQFGSIDLALRAYNSGPNGVDKSNPHAIPAGTGDANYVKKVSQFMDTLASGQGTLPA; encoded by the coding sequence ATGCGCCTCTCTCCGCTCAGCGGCTCCGCTCCCTCCGCCATCCGCTCCCCGGCCCAGGAGGTCTCCGTCTCCGGGCCCTCCGCGTCGTTGCCGGGTGTCTCCGCCCAGAAGCCGCCGCTGGGGCGGGTCGGGATGCAGCAGGATGGCTTCGACGTGGGCGGCGGCAAGTCCCAGTCCCTGGGCAAGCTGCTGGAGGGGGCGCTGGAGTTGATCAACACGCTGGCCCAGCTCCAGCAGGGCCTTCAGCCCGGCGGCGCGCAGGGGGCGCAGGGCGCGGCCTCCGGTGCGCAGTGCGGCTCCGGCGCGCAGTGCGGCCAGGGCGCGTCCCCGTTCAAGGGCTTCTCCGACAGCTCCTTCTCTCCCGCGTCGGCCTGCGGCGGCGGCCGTCCTCCCGTGGAGCTGAACCCCGGTGCCCAGCAGCAGGGCCCGTCTCCGTTCATGAATGACGCGGTGGAGGGCTTCGCGAAGGCGCCGCAGGCCGCGGGTTCGGCGGGCGCGCCGCCAGCGGGTGGCCCCGCGCCCGCACCGGCGGCGACCGGCGCCGCGCCTGCCGTGGGCGGCGCTGAGGGCGCGCCTGTGGGTGGTGCCGCCGGAGCGCCTGGTGGTGGCCCCGCGTCCACCCCGGGCGCGAGCGGCGGAAAGGGCCTGGGCGGGAACCTGCCTCCCGCGCTGGAGAAGCTGCGCCCGCTCATCGAGTCCGCGGCGGCCAAGGCGGGCGTGCCCGCGGAGATGATTGCCGCGCAGGTGTGGGCGGAGTCGCGCGGTGACGTGTCCGCCACGTCCACCAACGGCGGCAACGGCCTGACGGACACCGGCCTGATGCAGGTGAACCCGAACACCTTCAAGGAACTCCAGGCCAAGTACCCGGACCTGCAGGGCAAGGACCTGTCCGACCCGGCGACGAACATCCTCGCGGGCGCCTTCTACATGAAGGACATGAAGGAGCAGTTCGGCAGCATCGACCTGGCCCTGCGCGCGTACAACTCCGGCCCGAACGGCGTGGACAAGAGCAACCCGCACGCGATTCCCGCGGGCACGGGGGACGCCAACTACGTGAAGAAGGTGTCGCAGTTCATGGACACCCTGGCTTCCGGCCAGGGCACGCTGCCGGCGTAG
- a CDS encoding double-CXXCG motif protein produces MTRFFWLSEDAKAASTAGGHIDAWHPWGLPGVHCPTCRATWSDVGHDYPCVDLSFVPERALFERPRPEPFSEFARLRERVRPLVPPHAVLPPGTSFGPLTGKATGRFGPIAWVEQLLLLVQPEVLERLEQAGVQGLVGCRTELTFRQKTPPTFLELQIEPRGRLHPDCIPPSVPPPCATCGRHGFSRPEEPILDAASLPSGVDLFRVGNFATMVIGTERFMEAGRRQKLDGITFRELPAR; encoded by the coding sequence ATGACACGGTTCTTCTGGCTGAGCGAGGACGCGAAGGCGGCATCGACCGCGGGCGGCCACATTGATGCGTGGCACCCCTGGGGCCTCCCAGGAGTGCACTGCCCTACTTGCCGCGCCACCTGGAGCGACGTGGGGCACGACTATCCCTGCGTTGACCTGTCATTCGTCCCAGAGCGAGCACTGTTCGAGCGGCCTCGCCCTGAGCCCTTCTCCGAATTCGCGCGCCTCCGAGAGCGGGTACGCCCCCTGGTGCCTCCGCATGCGGTCCTGCCACCTGGAACAAGCTTCGGTCCCTTGACGGGCAAGGCCACGGGACGATTCGGCCCCATCGCCTGGGTCGAACAACTCCTGCTGCTGGTGCAACCCGAGGTGCTGGAGCGCCTGGAACAAGCGGGCGTTCAAGGACTGGTGGGCTGCCGCACCGAGCTGACGTTTCGCCAGAAGACCCCACCCACGTTCCTGGAGCTCCAGATAGAGCCACGGGGCCGACTGCATCCCGACTGCATTCCCCCAAGCGTGCCTCCTCCCTGCGCGACTTGCGGCCGGCATGGCTTCTCACGCCCTGAGGAACCCATCCTCGACGCCGCCTCCCTCCCCTCCGGAGTCGACCTGTTCCGGGTCGGCAACTTCGCGACCATGGTCATCGGTACCGAGCGATTCATGGAGGCCGGGCGCCGGCAGAAACTCGACGGCATCACCTTCCGCGAGCTGCCCGCCCGTTGA
- a CDS encoding sigma-54 interaction domain-containing protein yields MAPSNEEEPALDPTLTLSRARQGRVRLKLMVLSGPESGQSHALSKSEYVLGKSPTCDIVLTDKTISREHLKLTVHDEHVVATDLGSRNGSSCDGRRFTELELHPGTVITLGTTELKLVPEETAKRTLLLSNRDRFGALVGGSRRMREVFTLLERLSPGGADVLIQGETGTGKDLCAEAIHQHSSRAKGPFIIVDLAGVAPSLIESELFGHVKGAFTNAQSDRAGAFERANNGTVFLDEVGELPLELQPRLLRVLERRQVKRVGANDYVTVNMRVVTATHRDLEDAVRQGKFRRDLFHRLAVLRVTMPSLRERPEDIPLLIDTMLQQTGRPPSALSDQTRALLAQYPWPGNVRELRNVVEQVVNLGEEALPELESSDSERGPSAADLDLPFKEAKEKLVEGFERDYLRNLLERCEGNISRASREADIDRVYLRKLLKKHGIEPSGGL; encoded by the coding sequence GTGGCCCCGTCGAATGAAGAGGAACCCGCGCTGGATCCGACGCTGACGCTGAGCCGCGCCCGGCAGGGGCGCGTCCGGCTGAAGCTGATGGTGCTGTCCGGCCCCGAGTCCGGCCAGAGCCATGCGCTCTCCAAGTCCGAGTACGTGCTGGGCAAGTCCCCCACGTGCGACATCGTCCTCACCGACAAGACGATTTCCCGCGAGCACCTCAAGCTGACGGTCCACGACGAGCACGTGGTGGCCACGGACCTGGGCTCGCGCAACGGCTCCTCGTGTGACGGCCGCCGCTTCACCGAGCTGGAGCTGCACCCGGGCACCGTCATCACCCTGGGCACCACCGAGCTGAAGCTGGTGCCGGAGGAGACGGCGAAGCGCACCCTGCTGCTGTCCAACCGCGACCGCTTCGGCGCGCTGGTGGGCGGCAGCCGCCGCATGCGCGAGGTGTTCACCCTGCTGGAGCGCCTGTCCCCCGGCGGCGCGGACGTCCTCATCCAGGGTGAGACGGGCACCGGCAAGGACTTGTGCGCGGAGGCCATCCACCAGCACAGCAGCCGCGCCAAGGGGCCCTTCATCATCGTGGACCTGGCGGGCGTGGCGCCCTCGCTCATCGAGTCCGAGCTGTTCGGCCACGTGAAGGGCGCCTTCACCAACGCCCAGAGCGACCGCGCCGGCGCCTTCGAGCGCGCCAACAACGGCACCGTCTTCCTGGACGAGGTGGGCGAGCTGCCGCTGGAGCTCCAGCCCCGCCTGCTGCGCGTGCTGGAGCGCCGCCAGGTGAAGCGCGTGGGCGCCAACGACTACGTCACCGTCAACATGCGCGTGGTGACGGCCACCCACCGGGATTTGGAGGACGCCGTGCGGCAGGGGAAGTTCCGCCGCGACCTCTTCCACCGGCTCGCCGTGCTCCGTGTGACGATGCCCTCCCTGCGCGAGCGCCCCGAGGACATCCCCCTGCTCATCGACACCATGTTGCAGCAGACGGGCCGCCCGCCCAGCGCCCTGTCGGACCAGACGCGCGCGCTGCTCGCCCAGTACCCCTGGCCCGGCAACGTGCGCGAGCTGCGCAACGTGGTGGAGCAGGTGGTGAACCTGGGCGAGGAGGCCCTCCCGGAGCTCGAGTCCTCCGACAGCGAGCGCGGCCCCAGCGCCGCCGACCTGGACCTGCCCTTCAAGGAGGCCAAGGAGAAGCTCGTGGAGGGCTTCGAGCGCGACTACCTCCGCAACCTCCTGGAGCGCTGCGAGGGCAACATCTCCCGCGCCTCCCGCGAGGCCGACATCGACCGCGTCTACCTCCGCAAGCTCCTGAAAAAGCACGGTATCGAACCGAGCGGCGGGCTGTGA
- a CDS encoding papain-like cysteine protease family protein: protein MRVNLFQSIARLAETRPQQAAQPAATDPAQAQAPQQPAVPDIVARYFTDSFEPAAGASDVVKQTKDANCGAAVATMLSPTAGKDGAAAAQKMDALESRFTDGGGTTPEELAKMLAHEGLEVKKGTSNFDMPSVNEALSRGQQVVVQVDTNRLATGVDSKVAGGSHWVVVDGMDDKGNYQVKDTNTGSRYSVSGQQIADSVGSAWELHQGGGMLVVGAPQSAMDEGTLVEKANLHTDVLGDTDGGGSRARGSFGRESS from the coding sequence ATGCGAGTGAATCTGTTCCAGTCCATCGCGAGGCTCGCGGAGACCCGGCCCCAGCAGGCGGCGCAGCCCGCGGCGACCGACCCCGCCCAGGCCCAGGCGCCCCAGCAGCCCGCCGTCCCCGACATCGTCGCCCGGTACTTCACCGACAGCTTCGAGCCGGCGGCGGGCGCCTCCGACGTCGTCAAGCAGACCAAGGACGCCAACTGCGGCGCCGCGGTGGCCACCATGCTGTCACCCACCGCCGGCAAGGACGGGGCGGCGGCGGCGCAGAAGATGGACGCGCTGGAGTCGCGCTTCACCGACGGCGGCGGCACCACCCCGGAGGAGCTGGCGAAGATGCTGGCGCACGAGGGCCTGGAGGTGAAGAAGGGCACCTCGAACTTCGACATGCCGTCGGTGAACGAGGCGCTGTCCCGCGGTCAGCAGGTCGTGGTCCAGGTGGACACGAACCGGCTCGCCACCGGCGTGGACTCCAAGGTCGCCGGCGGCTCGCACTGGGTCGTCGTCGACGGCATGGACGACAAGGGCAACTACCAGGTGAAGGACACGAACACGGGCTCGCGGTACTCCGTGTCCGGTCAGCAGATCGCCGACTCCGTGGGCTCCGCGTGGGAGCTGCACCAGGGCGGCGGCATGCTCGTCGTGGGTGCTCCGCAGAGCGCCATGGACGAGGGCACGCTGGTGGAGAAGGCCAACCTCCACACCGACGTGCTGGGCGACACCGACGGCGGTGGCTCACGGGCCCGCGGCAGCTTCGGCCGCGAGTCCTCATAA
- a CDS encoding serine/threonine-protein kinase: protein MSMRDSGRGRAGTGKREDDAYGTGPGSRREDAPPVPQVGRYFLLKRLGQGGMGVVYAAYDPDLDRKVALKLLHADSRTDSEEARARLLREAQAMARVSHPNVIPIFDVDVWGDRVFLAMELVDGGTLASWVKEGQRSWREILASFLAAGRGLQAAHAAGLVHRDFKPANVLVSKAGRVFVTDFGLARPVGTLPREEPLSEDDPSSMPSERRMLDTPLTEAGLIIGTPSYMSPEQFRGDDLDPRSDQFSFCVALYWALYRQRPFEPAKMEAYASSRKPQAAQAVEATEPLHVTAPLEREAPKPQPPPVLIQEPPRDVKVPAWVKQAMMRGLSLDPAARFTSMEALLGALSQEHRFTKRRRWVAGASGVAASVALVSGVLYQQSQVCAAVGARMDDVWGPSARQHVQAAFLATGTPFAQALAGKVTQVLDGYASAWKQQSTDACEATHVHGVQTEELLTRRNACLARRYKDLRATVDLLSSADAALVEKSVDAVHALPSLQECEDEESLAEQQRLPSDAGRRADIEKLEEQLAGVKALVDAGRYPRALEAARALEAPVLATGHLPLMAELRFHLGWLQEQNGQSPEAAKALFHAVRDAEAGRADRLKVAILNKLLYVEDGQRHFTQASAWGELAHATLQRLGGEPVLEADVRMNQANLAVSQARFEDARTLLEQASSLQSHALPPGHPKRARTTFLLGGVMLDLGQPERAAALLEEALAQTEAAVGPWHPDMAQRHGMLSLTLRELKQHTQALEHARAAARVRKATRGEQSVLYAEALDEVGMTLHTLKRYDEALKAYEEALAIKRAALPIDDERLQYSYDGVGQALLELGKASESVAPLRHAVSFASAPPDVLAESGFALARALWKTQQPPTEARGEAAQARARFTEAGLEARAADVDAWLATLPPEEAPAPARPPARKPRR, encoded by the coding sequence ATGAGCATGCGAGACAGCGGAAGAGGACGCGCCGGCACGGGCAAGCGCGAGGATGACGCCTACGGCACCGGCCCCGGCTCACGCCGCGAGGACGCGCCCCCCGTCCCTCAAGTGGGACGCTACTTCCTCCTCAAGCGCCTGGGACAGGGCGGCATGGGCGTGGTGTACGCGGCCTATGACCCGGACCTGGACCGCAAGGTGGCCCTCAAGCTGCTGCACGCGGACTCGCGGACGGACTCGGAGGAGGCCCGGGCCCGGCTGCTGCGCGAGGCGCAGGCCATGGCCCGCGTCTCGCACCCCAACGTCATCCCCATCTTCGACGTGGACGTCTGGGGCGACCGCGTCTTCCTCGCCATGGAGCTGGTGGACGGCGGCACCCTGGCCTCCTGGGTGAAGGAGGGCCAGCGCTCCTGGCGCGAAATCCTGGCGTCCTTCCTCGCCGCGGGCCGGGGCCTCCAGGCCGCGCACGCAGCCGGGCTGGTGCACCGCGACTTCAAGCCCGCCAACGTGCTGGTCAGCAAGGCCGGCCGCGTCTTCGTCACCGACTTCGGCCTCGCCCGGCCCGTGGGCACGCTCCCCAGGGAGGAGCCCCTCTCCGAGGACGACCCGTCCAGCATGCCCTCCGAGCGGCGCATGCTGGACACGCCCCTCACCGAGGCGGGCCTCATCATCGGCACGCCCAGCTACATGTCCCCGGAGCAGTTCCGCGGGGACGATTTGGACCCGCGCTCGGACCAGTTCAGCTTCTGCGTCGCGCTGTACTGGGCCCTCTACCGCCAGCGCCCCTTCGAGCCCGCGAAGATGGAGGCCTACGCCTCCTCGCGCAAGCCCCAGGCCGCGCAAGCGGTCGAGGCCACCGAGCCGCTGCACGTCACGGCCCCCCTGGAGCGCGAGGCCCCCAAGCCGCAGCCGCCGCCCGTCCTCATCCAGGAGCCGCCGCGCGACGTGAAGGTCCCCGCCTGGGTGAAGCAGGCCATGATGCGCGGCCTGTCCCTGGACCCGGCCGCGCGCTTCACGTCCATGGAGGCGCTGCTCGGCGCCCTGTCGCAGGAGCACCGCTTCACGAAGCGCCGCCGCTGGGTGGCGGGCGCCAGCGGCGTGGCCGCGAGCGTGGCCCTGGTGAGCGGCGTCCTCTACCAGCAGTCCCAGGTCTGCGCGGCCGTGGGCGCGCGCATGGATGACGTCTGGGGCCCGTCGGCGCGGCAGCACGTGCAGGCGGCCTTCCTCGCCACCGGCACGCCCTTCGCGCAGGCGCTGGCCGGCAAGGTGACCCAGGTCCTGGACGGCTACGCGAGCGCGTGGAAGCAGCAGAGCACCGACGCCTGCGAGGCCACCCACGTCCACGGCGTGCAGACGGAAGAGCTGCTGACGCGCCGGAACGCGTGCCTGGCGCGGCGCTACAAGGACCTGCGCGCCACGGTGGACCTCCTGTCCAGCGCGGACGCGGCGCTGGTGGAGAAGTCGGTGGACGCGGTGCACGCCCTGCCCTCGCTGCAGGAATGCGAGGACGAGGAGTCCCTGGCCGAGCAGCAGCGGCTGCCCTCGGACGCGGGCAGGCGCGCCGACATCGAGAAGCTGGAGGAGCAGCTCGCGGGCGTGAAGGCGCTGGTGGACGCGGGCCGCTACCCCAGGGCCCTGGAGGCGGCGCGCGCGCTGGAGGCGCCCGTGCTGGCCACCGGCCACCTGCCGCTCATGGCCGAGCTGCGCTTCCACCTGGGCTGGCTCCAGGAACAGAACGGCCAGTCCCCCGAGGCCGCCAAGGCGCTCTTCCACGCCGTGCGCGACGCCGAGGCGGGACGCGCGGACCGGCTCAAGGTCGCCATCCTCAACAAGCTGCTCTACGTGGAGGACGGCCAGCGGCACTTCACCCAGGCCTCGGCCTGGGGCGAGCTGGCCCACGCCACCCTCCAGCGCCTGGGCGGCGAGCCCGTGCTGGAAGCCGACGTGCGGATGAACCAGGCCAACCTCGCCGTGTCGCAGGCGCGCTTCGAGGACGCGCGCACGCTCCTGGAGCAGGCCAGCTCGCTCCAGTCCCACGCCCTGCCCCCGGGCCACCCCAAGCGCGCGCGGACCACCTTCCTGCTGGGCGGCGTGATGCTGGATTTGGGGCAGCCGGAAAGGGCGGCCGCCCTGCTGGAGGAAGCCCTGGCCCAGACCGAGGCCGCCGTGGGCCCCTGGCACCCGGACATGGCCCAGCGCCACGGCATGCTGTCCCTGACGCTGCGCGAGCTGAAGCAGCACACCCAGGCCCTGGAGCACGCGCGGGCGGCGGCGCGCGTCCGCAAGGCCACGCGGGGCGAGCAGAGCGTGCTGTACGCGGAGGCCCTGGACGAGGTGGGCATGACGCTGCACACCCTGAAGCGCTACGACGAGGCGCTGAAGGCCTACGAAGAGGCGCTCGCCATCAAGCGCGCGGCCCTGCCCATCGACGACGAGCGGCTCCAGTACTCCTATGACGGCGTGGGCCAGGCCCTGCTGGAGCTGGGCAAGGCGAGCGAGTCCGTGGCGCCGCTGCGGCACGCCGTCTCCTTCGCGTCCGCCCCGCCCGACGTGCTGGCCGAGTCCGGCTTCGCCCTGGCGCGCGCCCTGTGGAAGACCCAGCAGCCGCCAACGGAGGCCCGCGGCGAGGCGGCCCAGGCCCGGGCCCGCTTCACCGAGGCCGGCCTGGAGGCGCGGGCGGCGGACGTGGACGCGTGGCTCGCGACGCTGCCGCCCGAAGAGGCGCCCGCCCCGGCCCGCCCGCCTGCTCGCAAGCCCCGGCGGTGA